A region from the Cannabis sativa cultivar Pink pepper isolate KNU-18-1 chromosome 9, ASM2916894v1, whole genome shotgun sequence genome encodes:
- the LOC115722530 gene encoding kinesin-like protein KIN-12C isoform X2, with the protein MAKERSNFRLEANENEFETDSDVGIHFPPPRTPLNTIADPAQFHSRRHSYSDRKIDYGNATPPRLSRVVSGAGAKVKTASKAALLSSSLSSSSTSCEVELPHFELQHDSTFWADHNVQVLIRIRPLSRLESHATCLRQESPHTLVWLGHPETRFTFDHVASPTISQETLFRVAGLPMVENCLSGYNACMFAYGQTGSGKTYTMMGEISQIQENLNLDSGLTPRIFEYLFKRISAEEESRREEQLKYSCKCSFLEIYNEQITDLLEPSSTNLHLREDLNKGVYVENLTEYVVRNVNDVVKLLLQGAANRKVAATRMNSESSRSHSVFTCTIESRWTKDSLAHFRFSRLNLVDLAGSERQKSSGAEGDRLKEAANINKSLSTLGLVIMSLVDLAHGKHRHVPYRDSRLTFLLQDSLGGNSKTTIIANVSPSLCSVNETLSTLKFAQRAKLIQNNAKVNEDASGDVNALQRQIQQLKGQLSFLTKHNYIAKSLPSSVPSAQESRFSDLSEEHDSLGDNTESEHQVFHPAQNKIKTLEATLLGALRREKMSETAMRKLEDELENMKCLARQKEEDAQHSKTMLKFREEEIKRLELLINGKFSAEEYLVEENKVLKEEIQLLRAGMNRNPESTQFSVENNRLREQLQTFQNFYEHGERESLLTEVSELRNQLLGLLEEKVPSCIYTKNQDEDAAKELEDCRIMNSKLMRDVEELQTELRNHLNCNQAASDSVESIFMQSDMNEMASYIQTNDKALQNELLGLHDLDRENNGLVEESNKDIERMVLQAKLDRMTKDLEEVRLLNSHFQEEKTLEFSCNQSAELVREQVEMETARTILQLQEEVDAVQCKLDERLFVMTQENTKLQNIIAAKEEEIKAVNTEWEKATLELTGFLADGSKSLKNVSNQIESIAHSFPQANLWISEHVQRAARIYVEKEESILQLKKSLEDAQNTVTDMVQKLSSLKGATLALTEFPESDNHAISDEHVSMLLNDKINMVKLEEKLNFMEAQVVEAEKCATLASIVMSWLFENQKVALKNEAKCIDSPAKMANLEISKALLVEDVMAEAELTGLEIFESKNAMLELKDQFKNFDQCTDDTQSVKAFNNQNFKNQCHMLHQIRDELTKANCRLKVIEDFVHAEVNVFECSANNDDIVHADVWSSDCSSSSSDFSIESVASGNLSDVSSPICSSTSPNKQTEQMMLKTEVSTPPSSHQHSESSNMPLEFNEATNLHLKKELKVLIDAFALLHIRVIKLFNGLEFGVSADQEDLKQLIPSSDSTLEKANVYYDYTRKVSADEKTEHATRFMTKFEEAHATIKEADFMLNALVEANENAMQLTGVWKHTGEELMIERANLIKEVEHLKSTILVKENENKLLHDEANCSLVEIASSLSSLEECYMQLKNDEEKLTATYSDVFSMGMEMLQFISNSRSFLEDICLEIVGKNFAAFILYQCSVGGLISKIRSSNVETDTGRFTHEESNAVVNKLQSICSNDGDKTIITSNKLVAEGTQKEVKSSMEGNDMCSSNDYMINENLALKKELERKEVVLEGLLFDFSLLQELTSDKKDIKEESEKIVCSLSQVQLELEAKSRQLDELLVQHKKLEGRLIDTEEALVLSDSNLADANGTIDILSDQNAELKMILKELYLKKSEVEGQLEEQKEIVSSLEEELLQLTSSIDRRIEDNLRRVTSEKDQLQDEVQSLNDKLEMAYALVDEKEAIIVEARQVSEACKIYAEQKEDEVKILERSIEELESTINVLEKKVFEMDDEVEQHRLSRDSLELELNALKQRLLTVENLTEDLDSENLNVEHSENQIYRQLHNKALELHQAQSRIKLLEEERDEQDKEINQYKEYITELMLHADAQASQYQQKYKTLEAMVREVKIDSTSSTSTVPTLNKADKSSVRTRGSSSPFKCISSIVQQMSVERDQELSSARFRIEELEAIAASRQKEVCMLNTRLAAAESMTHDVIRDLLGVKLDMNNFANLMDHYQIKKLVEDVHQQTEDFQEKEEELARLRKQIKDLNDERESCILEMNMKEDNLLNAQITAEQLQERQSFLSKENEMLKRDKAKLKEKITELDEMVKTLLGTKSKQEPTHSHQTSLTKKKLKSVVDDGGDFSKRLEQSEKLLSRVNGELAQYYKSHGEGTSNNRKKNQVG; encoded by the exons ATGGCGAAAGAACGCTCCAATTTCCGATTGGAAGCGAACGAGAACGAATTCGAGACCGACAGTGATGTCGGGATTCATTTTCCTCCTCCTCGAACGCCTCTCAACACCATTGCCGATCCAGCTCAGTTTCATTCCCGTCGACATTCCTATTCCGATAGAAAGATCGATTACGGCAATGCAACTCCTCCAAGGCTGAGTCGTGTAGTTTCTGGAGCTGGAGCAAAGGTGAAGACTGCCTCTAAAGCTGCGCTGTTATCATCATCGTTGTCTTCTTCTTCTACTTCGTGTGAGGTCGAATTGCCGCATTTTGAGCTACAGCACGATTCTACTTTCTGGGCCGATCATAATGTACAGGTTCTGATTAGAATTCGACCTTTGAGTAGGTTGGAGAGTCACGCTACTTGTTTGAGGCAGGAATCACCACACACTTTAGTTTGGCTTGGTCATCCTGAAACTCGATTTACATTCGATCATGTTGCTTCTCCTACTATCTCACAG GAAACCCTCTTTCGGGTTGCTGGACTTCCCATGGTGGAGAATTGCTTGTCTGGTTACAATGCTTGCATGTTTGCTTACGGTCAG ACTGGCAGCGGCAAAACCTATACCATGATGGGGGAGATATCCCAGATTCAAGAAAATCTCAATCTAGATTCTGGTCTAACTCCCCGAATTTTCGAATATTTGTTTAAGAGGATTTCTGCG GAGGAAGAAAGCAGAAGAGAGGAACAGTTGAAGTACAGCTGCAAATGTTCTTTTCTCGAGATATACAACGAGCAAATTACTGATCTTTTGGAGCCTTCCTCAACTAATTTGCAT CTCAGAGAAGACTTGAACAAAGGTGTATATGTTGAAAATCTTACAGAGTACGTTGTCAGGAACGTTAATGATGTGGTCAAGCttttgcttcag GGTGCTGCAAACAGAAAAGTGGCAGCTACACGTATGAACAGTGAGAGCAGCCGATCCCACAGTGTTTTCACTTGTACTATTGAGAGCCGCTGGACTAAGGATTCCTTGGCCCATTTTAGATTTTCCAGGTTGAATTTAGTTGATCTAGCTGGTTCTGAGAg GCAGAAAAGCTCTGGAGCAGAAGGTGATCGTTTAAAGGAAGCAGCAAATATCAACAAATCTTTATCAACCCTTGG CTTGGTGATAATGTCTCTAGTGGATTTAGCACATGGGAAACATAGACATGTTCCCTACAGAGATTCAAGACTTACATTTTTACTTCAG GACTCTCTCGGTGGAAACTCAAAAACCACTATTATTGCAAATGTCAGCCCATCTCTATG TTCGGTTAATGAAACACTTAGCACTCTGAAGTTTGCTCAGCGTGCCAAACTTATTCAGAATAAT GCTAAAGTAAACGAAGATGCTTCAGGTGATGTAAATGCCCTTCAGCGGCAAATCCAACAGTTAAAG GGTCAATTGTCCTTTCTAACGAAGCACAACTACATTGCAAAGTCTTTACCAAGTTCTGTGCCAAGTGCTCAAGAATCTAGATTCAGTGACTTGTCTGAGGAACATGATTCTCTAGGTGATAACACAGAGTCCGAGCATCAAGTGTTTCATCCTGCTCAAAACAAG ATAAAAACATTGGAAGCTACTTTACTTGGGGCGTTAAGGAGAGAAAAAATGTCAGAGACTGCAATGCGGAAGTTAGAAGATGAACTTGAAAACATGAAATGTTTG GCACGCCAAAAAGAAGAGGATGCTCAACACAGCAAAACTATGCTAAAGTTTCGTGAAGAAGAAATTAAACGTCTTGAATTGTTGATAAATGGAAAGTTTTCTGCTGAAGAGTATCTTGTGGAAGAAAATAAGGTTTTAAAGGAAGAGATTCAGCTGCTTCGAGCAGGAATGAACAGAAACCCAGAATCCACCCAGTTTTCTGTTGAGAATAATAGACTTCGAGAGCAATTACAAAC GTTCCAAAACTTTTATGAACATGGAGAGCGAGAATCATTGTTAACTGAAGTGTCAGAATTACGCAATCAG CTTCTTGGTTTGCTGGAAGAAAAGGTTCCATCATGCATATATACTAAAAATCAG GATGAGGATGCAGCAAAGGAGTTGGAAGATTGCAGGATTATGAATTCCAAACTAATGag AGATGTTGAAGAACTACAAACAGAATTAAGAAATCATCTGAATTGCAATCAAGCTGCCTCTGATTCT GTTGAGAGTATATTTATGCAAAGTGACATGAATGAGATGGCATCTTATATCCAAACAAATGACAAGGCTTTGCAAAATGAATTATTGGGACTCCATGATTTAGATAGAGAAAACAATGGTCTGGTAGAAGAAAGCAACAAAGATATTGAAAGAATGGTCTTGCAAGCCAAGTTGGATAGAATGACTAAGGACCTAGAAGAGGTAAGGCTACTCAATAGCCATTTTCAAGAGGAGAAAACATTGGAGTTTTCTTGCAACCAATCAGCCGAACTAGTTCGTGAACAAGTTGAGATGGAGACAGCTAGGACAATTCTTCAATTACAAGAAGAGGTTGATGCAGTTCAGTGCAAACTTGATGAGAGATTATTTGTTATGACTCAAGAAAATACAAAGCTACAAAACATTATTGCAGCTAAAGAGGAAGAAATTAAGGCAGTAAATACAGAGTGGGAAAAGGCAACCTTAGAGCTAACAGGCTTCCTAGCTGATGGCTCTAAATCCCTGAAAAATGTCTCCAACCAAATAGAAAGCATTGCCCATTCATTTCCTCAAGCTAATCTTTGGATTAGCGAACATGTCCAGAGAGCTGCTAGAATTTATGTTGAGAAGGAAGAATCAATTCTGCAGCTCAAGAAGAGCTTGGAAGATGCACAAAACACAGTAACGGACATGGTGCAAAAGCTAAGTTCCTTAAAAGGTGCAACGTTGGCTTTAACTGAATTCCCAGAGTCAGATAATCATGCAATCTCTGACGAACATGTTAGCATGTTGTTGAATGATAAGATCAACATGGTTAAGTTAGAGGAAAAACTCAATTTCATGGAGGCTCAGGTTGTTGAAGCAGAAAAATGTGCTACTCTTGCGTCCATTGTAATGAGTTGGCTCTTTGAAAATCAAAAGGTTGCCCTCAAAAATGAAGCGAAATGTATTGACTCTCCTGCGAAAATGGCCAATCTCGAAATCTCAAAGGCTCTTTTAGTGGAAGATGTTATGGCTGAAGCTGAGTTGACCGGGTTAGAAATATTTGAGTCCAAAAATGCTATGTTGGAACTCAAAGATCAATTCAAGAATTTCGACCAATGTACAGATGATACACAATCAGTTAAAGCATTCAATAATCAGAACTTCAAAAATCAGTGCCATATGCTGCATCAAATAAGAGATGAACTTACCAAAGCAAATTGCAGACTTAAAGTAATTGAAGACTTTGTTCATGCTGAAGTAAATGTATTTGAATGCTCTGCGAATAATGACGACATAGTACATGCAGATGTATGGAGTTCTGATTGTTCTTCATCAAGCTCTGATTTTTCAATTGAAAGTGTGGCTTCCGGAAACTTATCAGATGTTTCTTCACCTATCTGCTCGTCCACGTCACCCAATAAACAAACTGAGCAAATGATGTTGAAAACTGAAGTCTCAACGCCTCCATCTAGTCATCAACATTCAGAAAGTTCAAATATGCCTTTGGAATTTAATGAAGCAACAAATTTACACCTTAAAAAAGAACTAAAGGTGCTAATTGATGCTTTTGCCCTGCTACATATTCGTGTAATCAAACTATTTAATGGTTTGGAGTTTGGAGTTTCTGCTGACCAAGAAG ATTTGAAACAGTTGATTCCTTCATCAGATTCAACATTGGAGAAAGCTAATGTATATTATGATTATACTAGAAAG GTGTCGGCTGATGAGAAAACTGAGCATGCTACAAGATTCATGACCAAATTCGAGGAAGCCCATGCTACAATAAAGGAAGCTGATTTTATGTTGAATGCTTTGGTGGAGGCTAATGAGAATGCAATGCAGTTGACTGGTGTTTGGAAACACACAGGTGAGGAATTGATGATAGAGCGAGCAAATTTGATAAAAGAAGTTGAACATTTGAAATCTACAATACTTGTGAAAGAAAACGAGAACAAATTACTTCATGATGAAGCGAATTGTAGTTTGGTAGAGATTGCAAGTTCATTGTCTTCGCTTGAAGAATGTTATATGCAATTGAAAAATGATGAGGAGAAACTAACAGCAACATACTCAGATGTATTTTCTATGGGAATGGAAATGCTACAGTTCATAAGCAACTCAAGATCATTTCTAGAAGATATATGCCTTGAGATTGTGGGGAAGAATTTTGCTGCTTTTATCCTATACCAATGTTCTGTTGGAGGGCTAATCAGCAAAATCCGTTCTTCAAATGTAGAAACTGATACTGGCCGATTCACTCACGAAGAAAGCAATGCGGTAGTGAACAAGCTGCAAAGTATTTGTTCCAATGATGGCGATAAGACTATAATTACTAGTAATAAGCTTGTTGCTGAAGGGACTCAGAAAGAAGTAAAGAGCAGCATGGAAGGCAATGATATGTGCTCATCTAATGATTATATGATAaatgagaatttagcactcaaGAAAGAATTGGAACGGAAAGAAGTTGTACTGGAGGGTTTGCTATTTGATTTTAGTTTGTTGCAGGAATTAACATCAGACAAAAAGGATATCAAGGAAGAATCTGAGAAAATTGTTTGTTCTTTAAGTCAAGTTCAACTTGAGCTAGAGGCTAAGTCAAGACAACTTGATGAGTTGTTGGTGCAACATAAAAAACTTGAAGGTCGTCTCATTGATACCGAAGAGGCTCTTGTTTTGTCGGATTCTAATCTTGCTGACGCTAATGGCACAATTGATATCTTATCGGATCAAAATGCTGAGTTGAAGATGATTCTAAAAGAACTTTATCTCAAAAAATCCGAGGTTGAAGGACAACTGGAAGAACAGAAAGAGATAGTTAGTAGTTTGGAAGAGGAGCTGCTTCAGCTCACTTCTTCAATAGACAGAAGAATTGAAGATAATCTAAGAAGGGTCACTAGTGAGAAAGACCAACTTCAAGACGAAGTTCAATCCTTGAATGATAAACTAGAGATGGCCTATGCATTAGTTGATGAAAAAGAAGCTATAATAGTTGAAGCTCGCCAG GTGTCTGAAGCATGTAAGATATATGCTGAACAGAAGGAAGACGAGGTTAAAATTTTAGAACGTTCTATTGAGGAGCTTGAGTCTACCATAAATGTACTTGAAAAGAAG GTGTTTGAGATGGATGATGAGGTAGAACAGCATCGGTTGAGCAGAGACTCATTGGAATTGGAACTCAATGCTCTAAAGCAGAGATTGCTAACAGTGGAAAACTTAACAGAAGATTTGGATTCAGAAAACTTGAATGTTGAACATTCTGAAAATCAGATATATAG GCAACTGCATAATAAAGCCTTGGAACTTCACCAAGCTCAAAGTCGAATAAAGCTTCTTGAAGAGGAAAGAGATGAACAAGATAAAGAG ATCAACCAATACAAGGAGTATATCACTGAACTCATGTTGCATGCAGACGCCCAAGCTTCTCAATACCAACAAAAG TATAAGACACTGGAGGCCATGGTTCGTGAAGTAAAAATAGATTCAACAAGTTCAACATCTACAGTTCCAACATTGAACAAAGCAGATAAAAGCTCAGTAAGAACAAGGGGCTCAAGCTCACCATTCAAATGCATTTCTAGCATCGTTCAACAAATGAGTGTGGAGAGGGATCAGGAATTGTCATCAGCCAGGTTCCGTATTGAGGAGCTAGAGGCAATTGCTGCTAGTCGACAGAAAGAG GTGTGTATGCTGAATACTAGACTCGCCGCAGCAGAAAGCATGACACATGATGTGATTCGTGATTTGCTTGGTGTGAAATTGGACATGAATAACTTTGCA aatttgATGGACCATTACCAAATTAAGAAGCTTGTGGAGGATGTCCATCAGCAAACCGAAGACTTTCAAGAAAAGGAGGAAGAACTTGCCCGCTTAAGGAAACAAATTAAAGATTTAAATGACGAAAGAGAAAG CTGCATACTggaaatgaatatgaaggaaGACAATTTACTTAATGCCCAAATAACTGCTGAACAACTACAAGAACGACAGAGCTTTCTTTCTAAGGAGAATGAGATGCTGAAG AGGGACAAGGCCAAACTGAAGGAAAAGATTACAGAACTGGATGAAATGGTGAAGACACTTCTTGGAACAAAATCTAAACAAGAGCCAACTCACTCTCACCAAACTTCATTGACCAAG AAGAAATTGAAATCGGTTGTTGATGATGGTGGTGATTTTAGCAAGAGGCTTGAACAGTCTGAGAAGCTTCTTTCTCGCGTAAATGGTGAACTTGCTCAGTACTATAAATCTCATGGCGAAGGAACAAGTAACAACAG gAAGAAGAATCAAGTTGGTTGA